The following are from one region of the bacterium genome:
- a CDS encoding glycosyltransferase family 4 protein, with protein MNVKSNKGHIVFLEDSCAWGGVQKWILSLAEGLRDYGWDITIATPQKGELAHRATKSRLDVFPVELNGTFSAFNPFALLRFIKYLKKNNVKTLFLNGSKEFKFGGLSAYFAKTEKVIYRRGAALPIANRCINRFLVKNVLSFIVTNSQSSKNCILENGKNWLNQDKMRVIYNGVDLSIFNLKGEIAPISKEFNIPNDYIKVVCIGRLTEQKGYPFIIEAISRVSKSFNKIHIIIVGDGHLRSKLQHMVEDRGLGNMISFAGFRGDIASILRACDFMLHTPLWEGAPNVILEAMACGKPVVSWDVDGIGELMENNLTGYFSKEKDIEKLTANIQKMISDISSSKIKQMGEYARKRAEEHFSLKKMIKEYIEILK; from the coding sequence ATGAACGTTAAATCAAATAAAGGTCATATTGTTTTTTTGGAAGATTCTTGTGCTTGGGGTGGAGTGCAAAAATGGATTCTTTCGCTTGCAGAAGGGCTTAGAGATTATGGATGGGATATTACTATTGCTACTCCCCAAAAAGGAGAACTTGCACATAGGGCCACAAAATCTCGCCTTGATGTTTTTCCTGTTGAATTAAACGGAACTTTCAGTGCCTTTAATCCTTTTGCTTTGTTGCGCTTTATTAAATATCTTAAAAAAAACAATGTGAAAACACTTTTTTTAAACGGTTCTAAAGAATTTAAATTTGGCGGGTTGTCGGCTTACTTCGCAAAAACAGAGAAGGTTATATATCGACGCGGAGCGGCTCTTCCTATAGCAAATAGATGCATTAATCGGTTTCTTGTAAAAAATGTTCTATCTTTTATCGTGACCAATTCCCAATCAAGTAAAAACTGCATTTTAGAAAACGGAAAGAATTGGTTAAATCAAGATAAAATGCGGGTTATTTATAACGGAGTTGACTTAAGTATTTTTAATCTCAAAGGGGAAATCGCACCAATTAGCAAAGAATTTAATATCCCAAATGACTACATAAAAGTGGTTTGCATCGGAAGATTGACAGAACAGAAGGGTTATCCTTTTATTATAGAAGCTATATCACGTGTATCTAAATCTTTCAATAAAATCCATATTATTATTGTCGGAGACGGACACTTAAGAAGTAAACTTCAACATATGGTAGAAGACAGGGGTTTGGGTAATATGATTTCTTTCGCAGGATTTCGCGGTGACATTGCTTCTATATTACGAGCTTGTGATTTTATGTTGCATACTCCTCTTTGGGAAGGTGCTCCGAATGTTATTCTGGAAGCAATGGCTTGCGGTAAACCTGTAGTGAGTTGGGATGTGGATGGGATAGGTGAGTTGATGGAAAATAACCTTACGGGATATTTCTCAAAAGAGAAAGATATAGAAAAACTTACGGCAAATATTCAGAAAATGATTAGCGATATTTCTTCTTCAAAAATAAAACAAATGGGAGAATACGCTCGTAAAAGGGCTGAAGAGCATTTTTCATTAAAAAAAATGATAAAAGAATATATTGAGATTTTAAAATGA